From the Streptomyces sp. Sge12 genome, the window CGTCCTCCACCTGGCGCGGGTGGGCGGCTTCTCGGTGGATGAGATCGATTCGCTCCTGAACAAGAAGAGCGGTCTGCTGGGCATGTGCGGCGACAACGACATGCGCGAGGTGCTCCGGCGGGCGGGCGAGGGCGACGAGGCGGCGAGCCTCGCCTTCGCCGCGTACGTCCACCGGCTGAAGAAGTACATCGGGGCCTACTCGGCGGTGCTCGGGCGGGTGGACGCGGTGACCTTCACGGCCGGGGTCGGCGAGAACGCCCACCAGGTCCGCGCGGCCGCACTGGACGGTCTGGCCGAGCTGGGCCTGGCACTGGACCTGGAGGCCAATGCCGTGCGCTCCGGCGAGCCGCGGCTGGTCTCGGCGGAGTACGCCCGGGTGGCGGTGGCGGTGGTCCCGACGGATGAGGAACTGGAGATCGCCACCCAGGCGTATGCGCTGGTTACTCGATAGTCACTTGGACTTTCCACCAGACGGAATATTCCGCTACGAAACAAACCGATAGGATCCAGTCATGCGCCGTTCCAAAATTGTCTGCACGCTGGGCCCCGCCGTCGACTCGTATGAGCAGCTGAAAGCGCTCATCGAGGCAGGTATGAACGTGGCCCGATTCAACTTCAGCCACGGGTCCCAGGCAGAACACCAGGAGCGGTACGACCGCGTCCGGCAGGTCTCCGAGGACACCGGGCGCGCCGTCGGCGTCCTCGCCGACCTCCAGGGTCCGAAGATCCGTCTGGAGACCTTCGCCGAGGGTCCCGTCGAGCTGGTGCGCGGTGACGAGTTCACCATCACCACCGAGGACGTCCCGGGCGACAAGTCCATCTGCGGCACCACCTACAAGGGCCTCCCGGGCGACGTCTCCCAGGGCGACCAGATCCTGATCAACGACGGCAACGTCGAGCTGCGCGTGACGGAGGTCGACGGCCCCCGGGTCAAGACCATCGTCATCGAGGGCGGTGTCATCTCGGACCACAAGGGCATCAACCTGCCGGGTGCCGCCGTGAACGTCCCCGCCCTGTCGGAGAAGGACGTCGACGACCTCCGGTTCGCCCTGCGGATGGGCTGCGACATGGTCGCCCTGTCCTTCGTCCGCGACGCCAACGACGTCAAGGACGTCCACAAGGTGATGGACGAGGAGGGCCGCCGGGTCCCCGTCATCGCCAAGGTCGAGAAGCCGCAGGCCGTCGAGAACATGGCGGCCGTGGTCGACGCCTTCGACGCGGTCATGGTGGCCCGCGGCGACCTGGCCGTCGAGTACCCGCTCGAGAAGGTCCCGATGGTCCAGAAGCGGCTCATCGAGATGTGCCGCCGCAATGCCAAGCCGGTGATCGTCGCGACCCAGATGATGGAGTCGATGATCACCAACTCCCGCCCGACGCGCGCGGAGGCGTCCGACGTCGCCAACGCGATCCTCGACGGCGCGGACGCGGTCATGCTGTCGGCCGAGTCCTCGGTCGGCGCCTACCCGATCGAGACCGTCAAGACGATGTCGAAGATCGTCACGGCGGCCGAGGAGGAGCTCCTGTCCAAGGGCCTCCAGCCGCTGGTCCCGGGCAAGAAGCCCCGTACCCAGGGCGGCTCCGTCGCCCGCGCGGCGTGCGAGATCGCGGACTTCCTCGACGGCCAGGCGCTCATCGCCTTCACCCAGTCCGGGGACACCGCCCGCCGCCTGTCGCGCTACCGCGTGACGCAGCCGATCCTGGCCTTCACCACCGACGTCAACACCCGCAACCAGCTCACGCTGAGCTGGGGCGTCGAGTCCTACATCGTGCCGCACGTGGACACCACCGACGCGATGGTCGACCTGGTGGACGGCGAGCTGCTCAAGCTGAACCGCTACAACCAGGGCGACACCATGGTCATCACCGCCGGCTCGCCCCCCGGCGTCCCGGGCACCACCAACATGGTCCGGGTCCACCACCTGGGCGGCGACACCCGCGACTGACGTCGCCCGCCGCACCGACTCTGCCGCACAGAGGCCGAGGGCGGCACCCCGCAGTGATGCGGGGTGCCGCCCTCGGCGTTTTCGCGTGTGCCCGGTACGGGACTACTCCGGCGGACCGATGTAGTTCTTCAGGCCCGGGACCGTCAGGGTGCCGCCGAACTGGCCGGCCTGAACCACCTTGACGTCCGTGAAGAAGGCGAACGGGACGTTCAGCGGCGGCGGGCTGTTCGGGGTGAACTCGACCGGGATCAGGCCGAAGAGGGCGCCCTTGAGGCTCTCGGTGTACATCGTCACCGTGCCACCG encodes:
- the pyk gene encoding pyruvate kinase → MRRSKIVCTLGPAVDSYEQLKALIEAGMNVARFNFSHGSQAEHQERYDRVRQVSEDTGRAVGVLADLQGPKIRLETFAEGPVELVRGDEFTITTEDVPGDKSICGTTYKGLPGDVSQGDQILINDGNVELRVTEVDGPRVKTIVIEGGVISDHKGINLPGAAVNVPALSEKDVDDLRFALRMGCDMVALSFVRDANDVKDVHKVMDEEGRRVPVIAKVEKPQAVENMAAVVDAFDAVMVARGDLAVEYPLEKVPMVQKRLIEMCRRNAKPVIVATQMMESMITNSRPTRAEASDVANAILDGADAVMLSAESSVGAYPIETVKTMSKIVTAAEEELLSKGLQPLVPGKKPRTQGGSVARAACEIADFLDGQALIAFTQSGDTARRLSRYRVTQPILAFTTDVNTRNQLTLSWGVESYIVPHVDTTDAMVDLVDGELLKLNRYNQGDTMVITAGSPPGVPGTTNMVRVHHLGGDTRD